The following proteins are co-located in the Desulfonatronum sp. SC1 genome:
- the hisS gene encoding histidine--tRNA ligase produces the protein MTMIQSGKGFVDLFPPKSDLFTSIESTARDVFAGYGCRELRTPIIEYTELFVRGIGDETDVVQKEMYSFPDRKGRSMTLRPEATAGVLRACIQHKLLRQDEVLKFFTLGPMFRYERPQMGRQRQFHQINVEILGSASHLVDVDMLFMLHRFLSEIGLTDLEYQLNSLGCAACRPTFRAALEDYLRDVDQTGLCEDCQRRMTTNPLRVLDCKVPGCKALTTGAPVITDHNCDSCRVHFGAVMDLLGRSRLQVTLNPLLVRGLDYYQRTTFEVVSTGIGAQSSVAGGGRYDGLVSQLGGPDVPGIGFACGLERLAMLAPEQLDTGVDVYIAVHADTLLEKALEIAQVLRGQRFSVEFPYAFRSLKSQMRSANKAGARFALMLDEDGAAQCTVAVKDMRDGEQYTVSEADLPGNLLSRMAGGN, from the coding sequence ATGACCATGATTCAAAGCGGCAAAGGATTCGTGGACCTTTTTCCGCCCAAAAGCGACCTGTTCACCTCCATAGAATCCACGGCCCGGGACGTGTTCGCCGGATACGGCTGTCGGGAATTGCGTACGCCGATCATCGAGTACACGGAACTCTTCGTGCGGGGCATCGGTGACGAGACCGACGTGGTCCAGAAGGAAATGTACTCCTTCCCGGACCGCAAGGGCCGCTCCATGACGCTGCGGCCCGAGGCCACCGCCGGAGTGCTGCGGGCCTGTATCCAGCACAAGCTGCTGCGCCAGGACGAGGTGCTCAAGTTCTTTACCCTGGGGCCCATGTTCCGCTACGAGCGCCCGCAGATGGGCCGCCAGCGCCAGTTTCATCAGATCAACGTCGAAATACTGGGATCAGCCTCCCACCTCGTGGACGTGGACATGCTGTTCATGCTCCACCGCTTTCTCTCGGAAATCGGCCTGACCGACCTGGAGTACCAGCTCAACAGCCTGGGTTGCGCCGCCTGCCGACCAACATTTCGGGCCGCCCTGGAAGACTATCTCCGGGACGTGGACCAGACGGGCCTGTGCGAGGACTGCCAGCGGCGGATGACCACCAATCCCCTGCGCGTGCTGGACTGCAAGGTTCCCGGATGCAAGGCCTTGACCACGGGGGCTCCGGTGATCACGGACCATAACTGCGATTCCTGCCGGGTGCACTTCGGTGCCGTGATGGACCTGCTGGGCCGCTCCCGGCTCCAGGTCACGCTCAATCCCCTGCTGGTCCGCGGCCTGGACTACTACCAGCGCACGACCTTTGAAGTGGTCTCCACGGGCATCGGCGCGCAGTCCTCGGTGGCCGGGGGCGGACGCTACGACGGCTTGGTCAGTCAGCTCGGCGGCCCGGACGTACCGGGCATCGGCTTTGCCTGCGGCCTGGAGCGTCTGGCCATGCTGGCCCCTGAACAGCTGGATACGGGAGTGGACGTGTACATAGCCGTGCATGCCGACACCCTTCTGGAAAAAGCCCTGGAGATCGCCCAGGTTCTGCGCGGCCAACGTTTTTCCGTGGAGTTCCCCTACGCCTTCCGCAGCCTGAAAAGCCAGATGCGCTCGGCGAACAAGGCCGGGGCCCGCTTCGCGCTGATGCTGGACGAGGACGGGGCGGCTCAGTGCACCGTAGCGGTCAAGGACATGCGCGACGGCGAACAATATACCGTGTCCGAAGCGGATCTGCCGGGGAACCTGCTGAGCCGGATGGCGGGCGGCAATTAG
- a CDS encoding molybdopterin-guanine dinucleotide biosynthesis protein MobB, protein MTTRAMGFVGFHKSGKTTLVTQVAKQLRDQGHRVGIIKSSHHLFDLGAMDTGRLAGTGCPVAGINPDQTMLLLPKAMPVMAAWSLLDADILLVEGGKKMNFLPRIILPRIEPDSGDDPAALADGLALAVWEQERSTGLPVCATVEDVADLVLRRGFLLPALNCGACGREDCGELARDMVAGRAVPEDCKAVEDSFSVRVNGVPLGMNPFVARVMASTLRGMLCQLKGYAPGAIDVHLGPAPGGTS, encoded by the coding sequence ATGACCACGCGAGCCATGGGCTTCGTCGGTTTTCATAAATCCGGCAAAACAACCTTGGTGACCCAGGTTGCCAAACAGTTGCGCGACCAGGGGCACAGGGTGGGGATCATCAAAAGCAGCCATCATCTCTTTGATCTGGGTGCGATGGATACGGGCAGGCTGGCCGGGACCGGATGCCCCGTGGCCGGGATCAATCCGGACCAGACCATGCTTCTGCTGCCCAAGGCCATGCCGGTGATGGCAGCCTGGTCCCTGTTGGACGCGGACATTCTCCTGGTGGAAGGGGGGAAAAAGATGAACTTCCTGCCCAGGATAATTCTGCCGCGAATCGAGCCCGATTCTGGGGACGATCCCGCCGCTCTGGCAGACGGTCTGGCCTTGGCCGTCTGGGAGCAAGAAAGATCGACGGGCCTGCCCGTTTGCGCAACCGTGGAGGATGTCGCGGATTTGGTGCTGCGGCGCGGGTTTTTACTCCCGGCGCTGAATTGCGGGGCGTGCGGACGGGAGGACTGCGGGGAGCTGGCCCGGGACATGGTGGCCGGAAGGGCCGTTCCCGAGGATTGCAAGGCCGTTGAGGACTCTTTTTCCGTGCGCGTCAACGGTGTTCCCCTGGGCATGAATCCTTTCGTGGCCAGGGTCATGGCCTCGACCCTGCGGGGCATGTTGTGTCAGCTCAAGGGCTACGCGCCAGGGGCCATTGACGTTCATCTCGGTCCGGCACCGGGAGGGACGTCATGA
- the aspS gene encoding aspartate--tRNA ligase, giving the protein MTETTSQRECEALGDWRRSHHCSQLRIDDTDREVCLMGWVQFRRDHGGLIFIDLRDLHGRTQVVFNPEINAEAHARAHVLRSEYVLAIQGVVRARPEGMRNPALPTGDVEVEVRAWKLLNSAKTPPFPIEDRVEVTESTRLEYRYLDLRRPQCTRNLILRHKATQAFRSFLNQEGFLELETPILTKSTPEGARDFLVPSRMNPGSFYALPQSPQLFKQLFMVAGMDRYYQIVRCFRDEDLRADRQPEFTQIDLELSFVDQAQVMDLAERMIRQVFKESLDIDLPDPFPRLTYDQAMGAYGVDKPDIRFELLLHDVTDIVHGSQFKLFASAKLVKALVLPGGSTLSRNDIDQLTEFVKIYGAQGLAWIKIKADEWQSPIAKFLSPEERAGLTAALGLKEGDIVFFQAASPDVVNAALGNLRLELAQRFNLVDETSFQPVWITDFPLLEHDPDAQRWVARHHPFTSPQDGHEGLLADRPGEALAKAYDLCLNGYEIGGGSVRIHSAALQERMFAALGIDEEEARGQFGFLLKALDFGAPPHAGIAFGLDRLVMLMTGSASIRDVIAFPKTQKASCLMTQAPSPVSNVQLRELGLKAREAVK; this is encoded by the coding sequence ATGACCGAAACCACATCACAGCGCGAATGCGAGGCCCTGGGCGATTGGCGACGCAGCCATCATTGCTCTCAACTGCGGATTGACGACACTGACCGGGAGGTCTGCCTGATGGGCTGGGTCCAGTTTCGCCGGGACCACGGCGGGCTGATCTTCATCGACCTGCGCGACCTGCACGGACGGACCCAGGTGGTGTTCAACCCGGAGATCAACGCCGAGGCCCATGCCCGGGCCCACGTCCTGCGCTCCGAATACGTCCTGGCCATTCAGGGCGTGGTCCGCGCCCGGCCCGAAGGCATGCGCAACCCGGCTCTGCCTACCGGAGACGTGGAAGTGGAGGTCCGGGCCTGGAAGCTGCTCAACAGCGCCAAGACCCCGCCTTTTCCCATTGAGGACCGGGTGGAGGTCACCGAGTCCACCCGCCTGGAGTACCGCTATCTGGATCTGCGCCGTCCCCAGTGCACCCGTAATCTGATTCTGCGGCACAAGGCCACCCAGGCCTTCCGGAGTTTTCTGAACCAGGAAGGCTTCCTGGAACTGGAAACCCCGATCCTGACCAAGAGCACCCCCGAGGGCGCGCGGGACTTCCTGGTCCCCAGCCGCATGAATCCGGGCTCGTTCTACGCCCTGCCCCAGTCGCCGCAGCTCTTCAAGCAATTGTTCATGGTCGCGGGCATGGACCGCTACTATCAAATCGTGCGCTGTTTCCGCGACGAGGATTTGCGGGCCGACCGTCAGCCGGAGTTCACCCAGATCGACCTGGAGCTGTCTTTCGTGGATCAGGCCCAGGTCATGGATCTAGCCGAGCGGATGATTCGCCAGGTGTTCAAGGAGTCCCTGGACATCGACCTGCCCGACCCGTTTCCCCGCCTGACCTACGACCAAGCCATGGGCGCCTATGGGGTGGACAAGCCGGACATCCGCTTCGAGCTGTTGCTGCACGACGTGACGGACATCGTCCACGGTTCCCAGTTCAAGCTTTTCGCCTCGGCCAAGCTGGTCAAGGCCCTGGTCCTGCCCGGGGGATCAACCCTGTCCCGCAACGACATCGACCAGTTGACGGAATTCGTGAAGATTTACGGTGCTCAGGGCCTGGCCTGGATCAAGATCAAGGCCGACGAGTGGCAATCGCCCATCGCCAAGTTCCTTTCGCCGGAAGAACGAGCCGGGCTGACCGCGGCCCTGGGACTGAAGGAGGGCGACATCGTCTTTTTCCAGGCCGCCTCCCCGGATGTGGTCAACGCGGCTTTGGGCAACCTGCGCCTGGAACTGGCCCAGCGGTTCAACCTGGTGGACGAAACCAGCTTTCAACCGGTCTGGATCACGGACTTTCCGCTTCTGGAGCACGATCCGGACGCCCAACGCTGGGTGGCCCGGCACCATCCCTTCACCAGCCCCCAGGACGGCCATGAAGGACTCCTGGCTGATCGGCCCGGCGAGGCCCTGGCCAAGGCCTATGACCTGTGTCTGAACGGCTACGAGATCGGCGGCGGATCGGTGCGCATCCATTCCGCGGCCCTGCAGGAACGGATGTTCGCGGCCCTGGGCATCGACGAAGAAGAGGCCCGTGGGCAGTTCGGGTTCCTGCTCAAGGCCCTGGATTTCGGCGCCCCGCCCCATGCCGGGATCGCCTTTGGCCTGGATCGGCTGGTGATGTTGATGACCGGATCGGCCTCCATCCGGGACGTGATCGCCTTCCCCAAAACCCAGAAGGCCTCGTGCCTGATGACCCAGGCCCCTTCGCCCGTGTCCAACGTCCAGTTGCGCGAGTTGGGATTGAAGGCCCGGGAAGCGGTAAAGTAG